The DNA window tgtggtggccaGGAGGAGTCCTCTGAGGTTGAAGGTGGCCCTGAGGACACTCCCACCTGCGAGACAAAGAGAGGGACATCAGGGGGACCATATGGGGAGTGAGAGGGTTGGGGACATGCATATTGGAGGGTTAGGGGTGACAGGAGAGATGGGGGCCATGAAGTGACAGGGTGTCAGTGGAGGCACAGGGTGGTACAGGGCCTGGGGAGGTCAAGGTGGGCTTAGAGGCAACAGGGGTCAGGGGGAGTCAGGGGGTGCCATGGTGGGTGACAGGGTGTGACAGGGTTTCAGGAAGGGATATGAGGGTTCCCAGCCCACCCACATCCAGCACACAGGgcccatccccacagcactgcctttggtggggagggacaggatcagAATGAGGAcatccctgtctctgtccctgctgtcccctggcagggctgtccctgttGTCAAACCCTCAGTCAGTGTCCccaccccctgtgccctgtcaTGGGTGTCCCCTGTCCACAGTTGGTGTCCCCAGAACTGGGTGTTTCTATCCCCTCACCCCCACTGagtgtccccagcactgggtATCCCTGTCCTTGCCTGCAGCCATGGGTGTCCTTGTCCCACCTACACAGTGGgtgcccatgtccctgtcccacaggccCAGTGAGTGCCATTGTCCCTGTGCCTTCTCatgggtgtccccaaggccacagTGGGTGTCCCCATCCCCCTAGGTTGTGGTGTCACCTTGCAGCCACTCGCAGTTGTAGTTGCTGGAGGTCCCGTTGGAGCGGAGCTGAATCTTCCTCCCCTTTCCTATATTGCTGACGTTGATGACCTTAAAGGTCTCAAAGGGTGGGATCAGAACCTCACCAGGATAGTGGGAGAATAGCTGGATCTCTGTGCCATGGCACGTGTACACATGGAAAACTGTGTCATTCCCAGAGTACCAGTGACTTCTTTCCATCCGTGATGCTGACATGAATTGACCGAACCGGACAAAGTCACTGGGCTCTGCCTTGAATTGGACACCTTCCACGTGGCAGTACATGATGTGACACTGCGGTCTCCGAGTGTCCCTCAGCATCAACAGGGCTTGGGTGAGCAGGAAATGCAGTGTTTTGAAGTGGAAGTTGTCTCGGTATTCCTGGCTGGAGCGCCCGGCCACACGCACAGCATCATTGAACACGCTGCGGAGGCCATCCATTGTGAAGGCCATGATGGCGGTGGCCTGCTCTGGGGAAAGAGGGGACTCAGGGGGCCCCCGACTCTGCCACTTGGCTGCAGCCTTTACCCAAACCTGGGCAAACTTCTCATTCTGTTCGAACTCGGAGTTGTTGAGGGCTGGCAATGCCGCCTtcatggcagggacacagccctggtACTGGTCATCAAAGGAGTCCGGGGCCATGTCCAGGGGGATCACATCGACAGCCGTGGTGGCCATGGCCATTGCCAGCAATGCCAGGGTCTGAGCCAGGGGGCCATGGTGGGGAGAGGCCACAGTGACCAAGTGTTGACACTggaggacacagaggggacacagaggggacatggggagggTTCATCAGTGAGGGACTGGGGAGAGAAGTGGGGTCACCCCAGGGGGAAGGGAGGCActcctggccagcagaccccTGGGCAGGTCTGGGGTCCCTAAACCCAAATCCTGGGGTTATTTATGCGTCTCTGATGTCTCCATGCCCCCGGGATTCCAATTCCAATCCCACAGTACCATGTCTTCCTGCCCCCAGAAGCCCAATCCTACTGCCATGACTCCATGATCCCCAGCAGGATCCCAACCCAAATCCTTGGGTCATTCCCTGAGCCCCTCAGACTTCCCCTCGGCTCATGCC is part of the Ammospiza nelsoni isolate bAmmNel1 chromosome 1, bAmmNel1.pri, whole genome shotgun sequence genome and encodes:
- the LOC132077459 gene encoding erythroblast NAD(P)(+)--arginine ADP-ribosyltransferase-like; the encoded protein is MAILLELNEKRDRDEIRGNGPREKWRRILGKKMISVLDTPWPQGVNVRGTGVLKCQHLVTVASPHHGPLAQTLALLAMAMATTAVDVIPLDMAPDSFDDQYQGCVPAMKAALPALNNSEFEQNEKFAQVWVKAAAKWQSRGPPESPLSPEQATAIMAFTMDGLRSVFNDAVRVAGRSSQEYRDNFHFKTLHFLLTQALLMLRDTRRPQCHIMYCHVEGVQFKAEPSDFVRFGQFMSASRMERSHWYSGNDTVFHVYTCHGTEIQLFSHYPGEVLIPPFETFKVINVSNIGKGRKIQLRSNGTSSNYNCEWLQGPVGVSSGPPSTSEDSSWPPQPWQWPLGSSEPRDHHGLQGHCGYCGHPDHQDHQDPQRNEATKATVATTATLAIMETITKVTVATMIT